AAGTATGGGAAACCTGTAACAAGTATTCAATCCTTCCAAGCCCAGATACAATGATTCAACTATGCGCCATAGCTAACGGATGGAAAATAGGAATAATCAAGAACGCCAAGATGTATTTAACGCGAAAAACCGTTCATAATCCCGGCAAAATAGGGTTCACAGACGGTCTCACAGGAGTACCATTAAATCACTCTATCATTAGACTAGCCAACCAACTACTACACCGAAAGGGTCTCAGCACAATACCGCAATACTATCTAAACTATCTCCGCGGACGCTTATACAATATAGATATCAAAAAAGAATTATCTAGGCAAAGGAGAGTCCTATTACAATATAGGTACAAAGAAGTAATTTCCAAGGCCCTATAATCTTATCTCATAAAATAAAACACAACCCCTGAAACAATAACTGGAACATATTTACTCATAGAAAACCACCATCTTCCTATATAGTCCAAGAGAAGTACACGGCCACTCTCACATAGCCAAGGAGGAGGAAAACAGTCCTTCTAATCTAAACGACAAACACCTATTTCAAACAGCTCTCCTCGACTATTTAAGATTGTAATAATAAATAATCAGATTTAACGGAAAAACAACTAGAGATATCCCAGAGACCTCAGCCTCTCCTTAACCTTCTCCTCATCCTCCTCACTATACTCTCCAGAGCCCGATGACTCTGACTCGAGCACTTCTGATAGGAGGAACTCGACGAGTTCATTTACGCTGTCGAAGCCTCCTACTTCCTTTATGTACTTCTCAGCCTTCTCGTAGAGGTCTTTCCTTACATTAATTTGGATGGTATCCTCCGGCAACTCGTTTCACCTATACTTATTCAAGTTTATCTCTGGTTGTAGTGTATTATATAATTAATACTGCTACACCAAGTGTTATGAGTGTTGTGGCCATTATTGTTCTAATGAAGTTATTGGAGGATTTCTTTACTCGATAAGGTATTAATGGTACAGCTAGGAGTTCGCCGATCGTGAGTGGGATGAGGATGTCTATTGAGCTTGTGAATAGCCCGGTGTATATATAGGA
This region of Candidatus Tiamatella incendiivivens genomic DNA includes:
- a CDS encoding CopG family transcriptional regulator encodes the protein MPEDTIQINVRKDLYEKAEKYIKEVGGFDSVNELVEFLLSEVLESESSGSGEYSEEDEEKVKERLRSLGYL